TGTGTTGCTAGACGTGCCGTCTGATCCTGCTGGCTGGGCTTGTGAACAACCAGCTACGACGGCCAATAGAAGTGCCATGCCAGCTGCCATCCATTTTGACGCAACCTTTTTCATCTGTGATCCCCCCTAGATTTACCCCTCATTTTTCTTTATTTTAATGAAGGGAAAAAAACGGTGAAACCGCCAACTGTTCGCAATAGTGTGTGAATTTGTTTCCTTTTTTTCGCTTCGTTCAGGTTTGCGCGGTGGAGTGGACGATTGTTCGACTGGACTCCTCCTTTTGTTTGAAACGGTAGTGGCTCGGGGTCATCCCTGTATATTTTTTGAACCACTTGCTGAAGTATTTCGCGTCAGGAAGACCGACTCGCTCTGCTACCTCCTGAATGGACAGAGCTGTTTCATCCAGCATCGCTCGGGCCATTTTTACCCGGCGTTTGTCGAGGAACTCCCCAAAGCTCTCGCCCACTCCCTTTTTAAACATCACACTAAAATGACTGCGGCTCAGTCCCACCTGTGAAGCTACCTCACTGACCGTCAATGGGGTATCGAGACGATCGAGTGCGTAATGAACAGCCCGCTTGATCGGTTCCTGCCACGGGTCTTGAATGACGCCGTACTTGCGCGCCCGCTCCTTGCGCTGGTAGAGCATCCGTACTGTCTGCATCCACGGTTCGAGTCCAGCAAACGGGCTTGTTGTCTCCCAGCTCGTCACTTTTCCTGCCAGCTTCCACTCCACGAGCAAGGATTCTACCTGCCTGCCAGTACCTGCGGGGGTCAGCAAAAACCGGATATCGCCACATGCAATCCATTCCCATTCGCCTTCCAGCTCACTTGCTACCCATGCGCGCTCCTGCTCCTCCCGGTTCGCACTGCCCATCCCTTCCAAGAGCCATACACGCATGGAATCGTTCATCCACGACCAGTGTGATTGCAGGAGGGAGGCCAAGCTTTGCTCGAAATCCCGGCTCAAGCCAGTCAACCACGCACCGAATTCCCGCTTCCATTCATCAGGGCGTTCACGAATCTGCTCGGGTCGCGCACTCTCGCCTGCCAGCTCATTCCGCAGCTTTTCCAACAACGTACCCCATTCCTCATCCTGGAATTCGGTCTTCAACAAATATCCCGACACCCCGAGAGAGATTCCCTGCTGGGCAAAAGAAAAATCGCGGTGACAACTGAGCAGAAGCACCTTTGTTTGTGGTGCGTGCTCCTTCACCCGCCTGCACAGCTCCAACCCATCCATTTCCGGCATAACGATGTCCGTAATCACCAACTCGGGCTGTACTTGCAAGAAAGCCTCCCAGCCTTTCCGACCATTCGGTGCATCCGCCACCACTTCCATCCCATAGCGACTCCATGGCACCATTGCCTTCAGTCCTCTTCGCACCAGCACTTCGTCATCCACAATCATTACCTTGATGCTCATCAGGAAGTTCCTCCCTTTTCGGCCATGTGATTTGAATTGTGGTTCCTTCTCCTCTGACAGATGAAATCTTCATGCCGTGCTCCATACGGAAATGAAGCTTGAACTTCTGATCGACGTTGTACACGCCGAGTCCCCGTTTGCTAGAACGCTCCAGATCAGGATCGAGAAGTTTGGCCAATCGCTCCGGTACAATTCCTGCGCCGTCATCTTGCAACAGCAGCGTCACAAGCCCTTCTTTTTCACTGACACTGATCCGAATCGTTCCCTGCCCGTCTTCGAATGCGTGGAAAAAGATATTTTCCAAAAGCGGCTGAAGAGTCATTCGCGGGATCAAATAGCGACGGCAAGCCTCTACTCCAGTCTGTTCAAATTGAAAAACAGGCCCGTACCGCAGCTCTTGGATTTGCAGAAAATGCTCGACGGTTTGCAGTTCCTTTTCCAATGGGACGAGCTCCTGCGTGATGTCGAGATTGCCCTCCAGCACCTTGATGAGATGATAGAGCATATTGCCGATTTCATTGGCACCAGATAATCTTGCTTTCCACTGGATGGAATTGAGTGTATTGAACAACAGATGCGGATTGATTTGGTAGTGAACAGCTCGCAGCTCTGCTTCCTTTTTCAACTGCTCGGTGCGACTCACCTCGGCGATTAGCGTCTGAATCCGCCTCACCATTTGGTTGAAGCTCACCCCTAACCGCCCCAGCTCGTCTTCCGTGTCTACTTCTGCTCGCGTCTGCAGCTCGCCTGTTCCTACCAGCCGCATCGTTTCTTGAAGCCGTTTGATTTTTCCTGTAATTCTTCTGGAAAATAAAAACGCCAAAAGGAGTGCCAGCACTGCCGAAAGTATCAGCGCAGCGATAAAGAAGGATTGAATCACCTCCGCAGAGCGGTTCATTTGCTCGTAAGGCAAACGCACTTGAATCATCCAGTTGTTGGACTCCAGCGGTTTGTTCCAGACGATATCGCTCTCTTGCTGGACGAACGTACCCGCAGTCTGGTAAATCAGCTCGCCACTTTTGGCTGTAATCGTCACATGCGCACTCATGTCCTTTTCCAGCTGAGAAAACAATTGAAACAGCTTGCCCGCTTTCATCTCGATCAAAATCCGGCTGTCCTTCAACACGCCATAACCGCTGAGAACGGGAACGACCAGACCAAGCACCTTCTCCTGATTGCGCAGCTCCGCCTCATCCTGAAACCCGACATAATGCCGTGGTGTGTAAAAGCCGATCCATCGCTCCTCATCCAGCTTGGCGGGCAGTGCCTTCCACCACGATTCCCGCATCAGATCCTGTCCATTGATGACATTTTCCCCGAAAAAATAGCCCGAGGGCGTCACGATAAAAATGCCTTTTGTATCAAGGTTGCGGTGCGCCCCCAGGTATCGCTCGAAGTTTTTTTGTTCCAGGAAGCCCGTGTAGGTCTTCGGCTGTTCCTCCCGCATGACGACCAATGTCGGGTCTGACACGTACGTATTGATGTCATAGGCCATGTATCTCATTTGACTCAGGTAGTTATCGATCTGAATTTGCAGCTGTGTCGCAATATACTCGCCTGACTTGCTAAATTGCTCGCGAACGACCATCGACGATTTCCAATACGCCATACTCCCCAGAGTAATCAGCGGAATAATAGCTGCAATCAGCATAAAAGCGAGCAACTTGGCATGAATGCTTCTGCGCGGGAAGAGCGACCATGACTTCATGTGACAAACCACCACCGTATTCCGATTAGTTGCACTATTCAATCTTTAACTAGATTGTACAACGTTTCGGCGATGCCTTCGAGAATAACATCGTTAGTCACACAAATTCCGCTTATACAGCTGAACCGGAGAAATCGTATCCTTCGAAAAAGGCGTCAACCTCATCTGGAACTGGAACTCCTCTGGACGCAGGGCATGCTGCTCGGATTGCTTGGGTCCGCAGCTATTGCTACCCAGCCCGTTTTGTCGATAATCGAGATGCAGTGTGACATACTCCCGTTTTACGAGATCTGTCGTGTGCTTTGCTTGCTCCAGATCGTCCGTATCATAGCGAAGTGCGCTAAATTCCAGTGTCGGTTGACCCATCGCGAAAAGTCCAATGCCTCGCTGATCCGTGATCGACATCCATTTGACGTCCGTGCGATTGCCATTTTCCTGTGGAAATACATATGGCGTGTACAACTCATCCACTCTCGCGTTATACACCCCGATACGATTGGCTTCCTTGCTGTCGATATACGCCTCTCCCGGACCACGACCATACCACGAGACGCGCTCCATATCTTTGGCGACCAATAGCTTCAAGCCGATTCGCGGCAGCATCGCTGGCGGGGTGCCTTTGGGTGTGCCTTGAACATTTACTTGCACTTCGCCATTTCCGAACACGGTGTAGGTATAGCGGCACGCAAATCCCCAGTCGTATACAGGCGGAGCAATCCGCACATCGCAGGTAATGACCACACGATCTTCTCGATCCTGCTGGATGCTTACATGCTCCACCCGGTTTTGCAAACGATCGAGGTACACCTTGCGCCACTCTTCCACTACGTACATGTCATTGTCAATCGGAGCACGCCAAAACGTGAGACGAGGTCCTGCCACCAACAGCTCCTTGCCTGCAAACACCCAGCTCGTCGGCACACCGCTCACTTTGTCAAAAACGAATTGAAAATCTGCTCCAGTTAGAATCACGTCCGTTTTCGTTTCTTTTCTATCCACTCTGCCTAACACAGATTGGTACGGAGCGACCGTAACCTGTTGCGCAGCAGTCATTGGCAAGGCAAATTGTGCCCAAGCCAGCTCATGTCCAGCCTGTACCCAGCTCTCATCTTGATCCAGCACAAAGGAGAGCGTCAGCCAGTAGTCGGTTCGATCCTGCACCTGCACAGGCAAGGTATACGGAACTGCTACAATCGTGTGACTTCCCGCTTCTGTATGTGGCAGCGACAGCGTGCCGCTCTGCACCACTTGTCCGTCTGCTGTCACACTCCAGACCATTCTCACGTGCGCAAGCGTACGGAAATCATAACGATTCGTAATGGTGACGAGACCGCTTTCCAAATCAGTCGCTTCTACGACGATCGGCTCAATCACTTTTTTGTATTCGAGCAGCCCTGGAGATGGCGTGCGATCTGGACGAATCAGTCCATCGATGACGAAGTTGCCATTCGTCGGGTAGTCCCCGAAGTCTCCCCCGTAGGCATAATACTCTCGCCCATCCGGCGTATATTGGCGCAAGCCGTGATCAATCCATTCCCACACAAAACCGCCCTGCAAGCGTTGATATTTGTCAAACACATTGGCGTAGTCGCGCAAGCCACCGGGTCCATTCCCCATGGCATGAGCATATTCGCACATGATATGCGGCTTTTGCAGATGTTCATTTTCACCATGCTGGATCATTTTTTCAACCGAGGAGTACATGGTGGAAAATACGTCGCACACTTCTGCTTCGCGATCCTCCTCGTAGTGGATGAGACGAGTCGGGTCCGCTTGTCGGCACCAAGCTGCCATTGCCCGGAAGTTGCAGCCGAAGCCGGATTCATTGCCAAGCGACCACATGATGATCGACGGATGGTTTTTGTCGCGCTCCACCATGCGCTCCATACGCTCCACGTACGTCTGCTCCCACTCTGGATCATCGCTCAGTTGACTAATGTTGCCCGTCAACTGGAAGCCATGTGTCTCCAAATCGGTTTCGTCCATGACATACAATCCGTACTGGTCGCACAAATCGTAAAAACGCGGATCGTTCGGATAATGCGCGGTACGAACAGCGTTGATGTTGTGACGCTTCATCATGAGCACATCTTCGCGCATCGTTTCATACGGGACTGCTCGCCCAAGATCGGGATGATGATCATGGCGGTTCACACCGTTTAGACGAATCGCTACACCGTTTACGAAGAAGTTGTTTCCTTTTACTTCGATCCGTCGGAAGCCCACGCGGATCGGGATGACTTCTGTCTTTTCGCCCGACTCCTGCTCAATCGCAAGCAGCAGGTGATACAGGTTCGGCTCCTCCGCCGACCATTTTTTCGGCTCCTGCACCGGAAGCTCCAAGGTCACGACCTTTTCCTGTCCGGCTGCCAGTTCGCCTGCTTCGGTGTCGGTTAGCGAAGCGATAGGCGTGTAGGATTGATCCAGCAGCTTTGCGGTCACGCTCACCCCGTCATAGGCAGCAGCGGAACTGTTTTCTACATGGACACGTACGCGAAGCACACCATGGCGAAATTCATCATCCAGATCAGCCACGACTGCCAGATCACGTACATGCAACTTCGGTCTGGCAATCAGGGAAACATCCCGAAAAATCCCGCTCAAGTACCACATATCCTGATCCTCAACATACGTGCCGTCCGACCATTGGTACACTTGAACAGCCAAGCGGTTCCTGCCTTCCTGCAACAGCTCCGTCACATCAAACTCAGATGGCAAGCGGCTTCCTTGGCTATAGCCGACTTCCTTCCCGTTCAGCCACACATGAAAAGCGCTGTCGACCCCTTCAAACCGCAGGATCACCTGCTGATTTTGCCACGCAGACGCTACCGTAAACTCTCGCAAATAGCAGCCTGTCGGGTTATCTGACGGGACATGCGGCGGATCGACTGGAAACGGATAGTACAAGTCCGTGTAATGCGGTTTTCCGTACCCTTGGAGCTGCCAATGCCCCGGTACCTGAATCCGGGCCCACTCGGTCGCATCATAATCGGTAGCAAAAAAGTTTTCCGGCACACGCAGTGGTGATTCTGCGTATGCAAACTGCCAATGCCCATTCAACAACTGAAACCACGGTGTCGCTCCTCTTTCATACGTCAGTGCTCCCGACTCTTCCGGGTAAGACAAAAAGTAAGCCCGCGCCGCCAAGCGATTTCGCTCTAGCAGCTGATGATTTGCCCAGTCATACCGTTGCTGCATCGATGTACACTCCTCTTTTTACATTTTCACGGTTCCTTGTTCCCTGTTCATGCCTTGCAGGGCCAAGGCGCCAGCACCGAGCATGCCTGCATCCGCACCGAGCTCGGCCAAAACGATTTTTGTCTGTTGATGAACGACTTCCATGGCGTACCGTTGTACACTTGCTTGTACGGGGGCCAGCAATAGCTCTCCAGCCCGGCAGACGCCACCGCCGATCACTACGAGTTGCGGGTTGCACACGTTCACCAACACAGACAAGGCCCAGCCAGTTACTTCACACGCTTCGTTCCATGCGCAGGTCGCCACCGCATCACCTTGTTCCACTGCCGTAGCCACCTGCTCAGCCGTAATCCGCTCGATCTGTCCATCGCATAGAGTAAACAGAGGAGAGGCTTTTGCTTGCTGCGGATTTGCATCGAGCTCCTGGTCCAAGCGCTCACGAGCCAATCTGGCAATACCTGTGGCAGATGCGACCGTCTCCACACAACCGAGCTTGCCGCAATTGCATGGAGCGGTAAGCCCTGGATAACGCACATGACCAATCTCTCCCGCGAATCCGTGACTGCCCCGAACGAGCTTGCCTTCGTTTACAATCCCTGCCCCCACCCCTGTACCAAGCGGCACAAAAATGAGGTGGCTTACCTTCCTGCCCGCACCGAATATGGCTTCTCCGAGCGCAGCCGTCCGTAAATCGTTTTCAAAAAAAAGCGGCAGCTCCACCAGCTTCGCGAGTGGTGTCCGCAAGTCTGCCTGATGCAATTGAAAGTTGGGCGAGTGAACCGATATCCCATTTTCCGCATCAAAAGGACCAGGAAATCCGATCCCTACTGCCTCTATTGGAACGGGTGATTGAACCCGCAGCTCTTTAATCAAGGCAGCCATTCGCTCAATCAAGATGGGCAAGTTGTTATGGACTTTTGTCTCCTTGGCAGCCCGGAGGAGAATTTGCCCATTCTCGTCTATGACCGCCCCTTTCATTGTCGTACCACCGACATCGAGGCCAATTACATGACGCATGCTACTCCTCCCTTCTGAACCAGCTATTCTACTCGACTCGCTCCACATGCATCGGCTGACTCCTCAACTGCTGCACATCATCGAGCTCGATCATGCCTGCTCCAAACGACCGTGTATTCGCCGCGCCGCATGCCATCCCCAACCAAATCGCATCTGGCCAAGCCAAGCCCCGCAGCTTTCCGACAAGGACACCCGCAAGCATGGAATCACCGCAGCCCACTGTATTTTTCACTTCGGCATCTGCTAACGGGATCGCGGAAATACGCCACGTCTCCTGGCCATCACCAAACCACGCGCCCTCCTCCCCTAACGAGAGAAGGACTCGCTGCGCACCGCGCTCACGCAGCTCGCGTATCGCTCTGCAACGTGCCTCGTCGCTATCCAGCGAAAATCCAAGAATCGCTTCCGCTTCCGGTCGATTGGGCTTGATGAGCGTGGGCGTTGCCTTTATTCCTTCTAACAGTGCCTGACCGCTCGTATCCAGCACGCATGCGGTTCCTTTCCTGGCGACACCTCGAATGAGTGCAGCGTATGTTTCGGCTGGAACGCCACCTGGCAAGCTTCCGGAAAAAACCATGTACTGTGCCTGATCCGCCAGCTCGATCAAACGCATTTGCAAGCGACTGATCTCTTCTTCACTGGGCAAGGGACCCTGCTCTAGCACTTCTGTCACCGTTTTTTCCTGTTCGTCGAGAAAAGCGAGACACAGTCGGGATTCTCCGCGCGTTTCGATAAACGAGGACGTGATCCCCTCACGTTCGCAGCCTTCCGCGATGAACCTCCCGTTATGACCGGCGACAAAACCGCTTGCGACTACATCCTGCCCCAATGCTTTCGCTACACGCGCTACATTTATCCCTTTTCCGCCGGGCAAGCTCAGTACATCCCCCGTGCGGTGTAGCTCTCCAGAACGAAAATGCGAGAGGCGATACGTCTTATCGATGGCCGCGTTCAGCGTTACCGTTACCAGCATGCTATCTCACCTGCACAGTAACGAGCGGCTGCCCCATTTTTTGTTTGAACAAATTGATCACTTCTACCGGGGTTGGATCGACGCCGCGAATCAGGGCAGCGTACAGCGACACGAAGTCAGCCAAGTACACGATAGAAAACAAACGAGCCATTCGGGACACGCCGTGGGAATGAACCACGCTTACCCCACCAGCGCGCTCACGCAAAATGTCAGCGCTGATCTCTACACGTTGGATCGTCTTCTCGCTGTCCTCCAGATCGCGAATGAGTGTAAAATGAACACCCTTCAGCAGAGCAGACGGCGAATCCCAACCCACAGCCTCGTCGTGGTGCAGGCTCGGTATGGCGTTCCAAAATGCCATCAGTTTGCTGTTTTCCCCTAGCTGGTTTTTCCAACGCCACGCAGGGGCATCGAAAAACGGAAGCGTTCCATACACGACAGGTATCAGCCCATCCATCTCGATAGCGATTTGTTTGGCTTCATTTTTCGCGATCGGAGAATCCGTTCCGTAGATGTGCTTCCACTCCTCGAACAGGGCAATCGTCTCCTCGACCTCCGCACGCTTGTCGGAAATCAGCCCGAGCTTCGTCAGGATGGCGAGAATCGGCAAGAAAATATAGCCGAGTACGATCCGCGGCATCATTCCGCCTGGCACGAGCAAGCACGCATGATTGTGTTCACGGGCCATCTCCAATACTTTTCCGCCCGCCGTAATGACAGCGATTTGTGCTCCTTTGGCGATAGCTGCTTCGTAGCCGCTGACGACTTCTTCTGTATTGCCGGAATGGCTAACGACGATGACGAGCGTCTTCGCATCCACAAAAGCCGGGATCGTATACCCTTGATTTAACTGAAGCGGCACTTGCAGCTCGTCAAACAAATACGACTTGATCAAATTGACGCTCGCAGCCGAACCGCCCCCAGTGCCAAGCACCACAATATTTTCAATTTTAACAGAAATATTAGACACATCTAAACTATCAGATAATTTTAAGCCTGTTTTAAACTGTTCATCGTAGCTTTCCGTATCTTGCAGGGCAGAAATCGTGTCCAGTTCGCGCAACGCTTTCGCATCATCGAGGTTTATACGCATGTAAAATCGTCCCTTCCTGTCTTTTTGGATTAACGTACATTCGCTTTTCCGATACAACCGCACATCTCCATTTTGGCGAGTGCGACTTCTTTAACCGCCTGCTTGGCCTGCTTCATATAGGTGCGCGGGTCGTTTTCCTGCGGGTTGTTGTCAAAAACGCCCTTGATCGCTTGCGAAAACGCGATACGCAGCTCTGTCGCTACGTTCATCTTTGCCATGCCGAGCTGAACCGCCCGCTTCACCTGCTCCTCGGGAATTCCCGAGCCGCCGTGCAACACAAGTGGCACAGAAACACGACGGGCAATCTCCTCGATGCGAGCAAAATCAATGCGCGGCTCCCCCTTGTAAATCCCGTGAGCCGTACCAATCGCCGGTGCCAACGTATCCACGCCAGTCAACTCGATAAACCTCTCGCACTCAATCGGGTCAGCCAGTGCAGCATCTGCATCATCGACGACAAGATCGTCCTCCACGCCCCCAACCTTGCCGAGCTCTGCCTCCACATTGACACCGCGCTCCCGAGCCAGCTCCACTACACGCCGCGTCATCTCCGCATTTTCTGCAAAAGGATGCATCGACGCGTCGATCATGACTGATGTATAACCCGCTTCGATACATCGCATGATCAGTTCCTGTTCATGACAGTGATCCAAATGCAGGGCAATCGGCACCCGGGCCTCTTCTGAGGCTACCCGGGCGATTGCTGCTACATACTCCGATCCAAGATGCCGGACCGTTCCGACTGTGGTCTGTAAAATGAGCGGTGCGTTTGCTTCGCAAGCCGCCTCCACTACTGCTTGGAGCATTTCCATCGTGTGTACGTTGAAGGCGCCTACACAATATCCTTGCTCCCTTGCTGTGCGCAGCATCTGTGTCGATGATACCAACGCCATATCGATCCCTCCGTTTCTCTCTGATCTGGTAGTTTACCTAGTTACGCCCTGCAAGCTCGCCAGCTCCAGGTTGATGCCCAGCTCCGCATACTTACTGACAAGATGCTGTGCCGCCGCATCCGTAATAATCCGATCGACATCGGACACCCCAGCGAACTTCGCCAAATGCGTCTCTCCGAACTTGCTATGGTCAGCGAGCACATAGACTTTTCTGGCGCGTTCCATCATGACTTGGTTAATTTGCGCTTCGGCCAGATTGAGCGTCGTCAGTCCATTTTCCGGATGAACCCCATCTGCCCCGATAAAGCATTTGAAAACAGAAAGTCCTCGCAAATTGTCCGATGCGACAGAACCAACGAGCGCAAATGACTTGTGGCGCATCTCTCCCCCGATCAAGATGACGTGATGCTTGCCTTGACTGTTCAGCTCCATCGCGATATTGACCGCATTCGTCACGACCGTCAGATCATTCAAGCCGCGCAGCAGCTTGGCGAGCTCCATCATCGTGGTCCCTGCCCCGAGAATAACCGTGTCCCCCGGCTGTATGTGCGACAGCGCTTGATGAGCAATCGCTTGCTTCTCTTCGCTTCTCTCTTCCAGCTTCTCTGTGAAACTGCGCTCCAATGGCAAGAAATTCGTAATCGTCGCGCCCCCGTGAATGCGCGTCAGCAGACCATCATTTTCGAGTTTGATCAAATCTTTTCGGATCGTTACTTCAGACACATCCAGCGCCAGACTTAATTGGCTGACGGTTACGCTCTGTTCTGCCTTCAATTGTTCGAGGATCTTGCTATGCCGTTCGGCTGCCAGCATATTGCTTCACTTCCTTACGATCATAAATTGTATGGTTTCGTTTTGTTTCTTTTTATCTTTCGTTTAATTTCACTTCGATCTTAGCATTGTAGAAAAACGAATGTCAATTCAGTTATGTAATTTTCAGAAATTTTCCCAAACAGTCATGCAATGAAAACGTTTTGCCGATTTTACATCAAAAGGGAATTGCACGAAAAATCCGTACAATTCCCTTTTTCTTACTTTCTAATTTTTTTCATCCACCGATTGTGCTT
This genomic stretch from Brevibacillus brevis harbors:
- a CDS encoding response regulator transcription factor, whose amino-acid sequence is MSIKVMIVDDEVLVRRGLKAMVPWSRYGMEVVADAPNGRKGWEAFLQVQPELVITDIVMPEMDGLELCRRVKEHAPQTKVLLLSCHRDFSFAQQGISLGVSGYLLKTEFQDEEWGTLLEKLRNELAGESARPEQIRERPDEWKREFGAWLTGLSRDFEQSLASLLQSHWSWMNDSMRVWLLEGMGSANREEQERAWVASELEGEWEWIACGDIRFLLTPAGTGRQVESLLVEWKLAGKVTSWETTSPFAGLEPWMQTVRMLYQRKERARKYGVIQDPWQEPIKRAVHYALDRLDTPLTVSEVASQVGLSRSHFSVMFKKGVGESFGEFLDKRRVKMARAMLDETALSIQEVAERVGLPDAKYFSKWFKKYTGMTPSHYRFKQKEESSRTIVHSTAQT
- a CDS encoding cache domain-containing sensor histidine kinase, encoding MKSWSLFPRRSIHAKLLAFMLIAAIIPLITLGSMAYWKSSMVVREQFSKSGEYIATQLQIQIDNYLSQMRYMAYDINTYVSDPTLVVMREEQPKTYTGFLEQKNFERYLGAHRNLDTKGIFIVTPSGYFFGENVINGQDLMRESWWKALPAKLDEERWIGFYTPRHYVGFQDEAELRNQEKVLGLVVPVLSGYGVLKDSRILIEMKAGKLFQLFSQLEKDMSAHVTITAKSGELIYQTAGTFVQQESDIVWNKPLESNNWMIQVRLPYEQMNRSAEVIQSFFIAALILSAVLALLLAFLFSRRITGKIKRLQETMRLVGTGELQTRAEVDTEDELGRLGVSFNQMVRRIQTLIAEVSRTEQLKKEAELRAVHYQINPHLLFNTLNSIQWKARLSGANEIGNMLYHLIKVLEGNLDITQELVPLEKELQTVEHFLQIQELRYGPVFQFEQTGVEACRRYLIPRMTLQPLLENIFFHAFEDGQGTIRISVSEKEGLVTLLLQDDGAGIVPERLAKLLDPDLERSSKRGLGVYNVDQKFKLHFRMEHGMKISSVRGEGTTIQITWPKREELPDEHQGNDCG
- the ebgA gene encoding beta-galactosidase subunit alpha, with translation MQQRYDWANHQLLERNRLAARAYFLSYPEESGALTYERGATPWFQLLNGHWQFAYAESPLRVPENFFATDYDATEWARIQVPGHWQLQGYGKPHYTDLYYPFPVDPPHVPSDNPTGCYLREFTVASAWQNQQVILRFEGVDSAFHVWLNGKEVGYSQGSRLPSEFDVTELLQEGRNRLAVQVYQWSDGTYVEDQDMWYLSGIFRDVSLIARPKLHVRDLAVVADLDDEFRHGVLRVRVHVENSSAAAYDGVSVTAKLLDQSYTPIASLTDTEAGELAAGQEKVVTLELPVQEPKKWSAEEPNLYHLLLAIEQESGEKTEVIPIRVGFRRIEVKGNNFFVNGVAIRLNGVNRHDHHPDLGRAVPYETMREDVLMMKRHNINAVRTAHYPNDPRFYDLCDQYGLYVMDETDLETHGFQLTGNISQLSDDPEWEQTYVERMERMVERDKNHPSIIMWSLGNESGFGCNFRAMAAWCRQADPTRLIHYEEDREAEVCDVFSTMYSSVEKMIQHGENEHLQKPHIMCEYAHAMGNGPGGLRDYANVFDKYQRLQGGFVWEWIDHGLRQYTPDGREYYAYGGDFGDYPTNGNFVIDGLIRPDRTPSPGLLEYKKVIEPIVVEATDLESGLVTITNRYDFRTLAHVRMVWSVTADGQVVQSGTLSLPHTEAGSHTIVAVPYTLPVQVQDRTDYWLTLSFVLDQDESWVQAGHELAWAQFALPMTAAQQVTVAPYQSVLGRVDRKETKTDVILTGADFQFVFDKVSGVPTSWVFAGKELLVAGPRLTFWRAPIDNDMYVVEEWRKVYLDRLQNRVEHVSIQQDREDRVVITCDVRIAPPVYDWGFACRYTYTVFGNGEVQVNVQGTPKGTPPAMLPRIGLKLLVAKDMERVSWYGRGPGEAYIDSKEANRIGVYNARVDELYTPYVFPQENGNRTDVKWMSITDQRGIGLFAMGQPTLEFSALRYDTDDLEQAKHTTDLVKREYVTLHLDYRQNGLGSNSCGPKQSEQHALRPEEFQFQMRLTPFSKDTISPVQLYKRNLCD
- a CDS encoding ROK family protein produces the protein MRHVIGLDVGGTTMKGAVIDENGQILLRAAKETKVHNNLPILIERMAALIKELRVQSPVPIEAVGIGFPGPFDAENGISVHSPNFQLHQADLRTPLAKLVELPLFFENDLRTAALGEAIFGAGRKVSHLIFVPLGTGVGAGIVNEGKLVRGSHGFAGEIGHVRYPGLTAPCNCGKLGCVETVASATGIARLARERLDQELDANPQQAKASPLFTLCDGQIERITAEQVATAVEQGDAVATCAWNEACEVTGWALSVLVNVCNPQLVVIGGGVCRAGELLLAPVQASVQRYAMEVVHQQTKIVLAELGADAGMLGAGALALQGMNREQGTVKM
- a CDS encoding 1-phosphofructokinase family hexose kinase translates to MLVTVTLNAAIDKTYRLSHFRSGELHRTGDVLSLPGGKGINVARVAKALGQDVVASGFVAGHNGRFIAEGCEREGITSSFIETRGESRLCLAFLDEQEKTVTEVLEQGPLPSEEEISRLQMRLIELADQAQYMVFSGSLPGGVPAETYAALIRGVARKGTACVLDTSGQALLEGIKATPTLIKPNRPEAEAILGFSLDSDEARCRAIRELRERGAQRVLLSLGEEGAWFGDGQETWRISAIPLADAEVKNTVGCGDSMLAGVLVGKLRGLAWPDAIWLGMACGAANTRSFGAGMIELDDVQQLRSQPMHVERVE
- a CDS encoding bifunctional phosphoglucose/phosphomannose isomerase; translation: MRINLDDAKALRELDTISALQDTESYDEQFKTGLKLSDSLDVSNISVKIENIVVLGTGGGSAASVNLIKSYLFDELQVPLQLNQGYTIPAFVDAKTLVIVVSHSGNTEEVVSGYEAAIAKGAQIAVITAGGKVLEMAREHNHACLLVPGGMMPRIVLGYIFLPILAILTKLGLISDKRAEVEETIALFEEWKHIYGTDSPIAKNEAKQIAIEMDGLIPVVYGTLPFFDAPAWRWKNQLGENSKLMAFWNAIPSLHHDEAVGWDSPSALLKGVHFTLIRDLEDSEKTIQRVEISADILRERAGGVSVVHSHGVSRMARLFSIVYLADFVSLYAALIRGVDPTPVEVINLFKQKMGQPLVTVQVR
- the fba gene encoding class II fructose-1,6-bisphosphate aldolase; the protein is MALVSSTQMLRTAREQGYCVGAFNVHTMEMLQAVVEAACEANAPLILQTTVGTVRHLGSEYVAAIARVASEEARVPIALHLDHCHEQELIMRCIEAGYTSVMIDASMHPFAENAEMTRRVVELARERGVNVEAELGKVGGVEDDLVVDDADAALADPIECERFIELTGVDTLAPAIGTAHGIYKGEPRIDFARIEEIARRVSVPLVLHGGSGIPEEQVKRAVQLGMAKMNVATELRIAFSQAIKGVFDNNPQENDPRTYMKQAKQAVKEVALAKMEMCGCIGKANVR
- a CDS encoding DeoR/GlpR family DNA-binding transcription regulator, producing MLAAERHSKILEQLKAEQSVTVSQLSLALDVSEVTIRKDLIKLENDGLLTRIHGGATITNFLPLERSFTEKLEERSEEKQAIAHQALSHIQPGDTVILGAGTTMMELAKLLRGLNDLTVVTNAVNIAMELNSQGKHHVILIGGEMRHKSFALVGSVASDNLRGLSVFKCFIGADGVHPENGLTTLNLAEAQINQVMMERARKVYVLADHSKFGETHLAKFAGVSDVDRIITDAAAQHLVSKYAELGINLELASLQGVTR